GtttgacaggtcaacactatcaaatatcttccaaactggcagctaaaatgtgggtataaACACACAAGTAATAAGGTTTATGTGCAtttttataaatgcaaaaaatgtctgaaaatgctaccaaaatgtcaagtataggtccgcAATGAAATAGAAGCAAAAAAATTAGgatttctttccgccattatctagCTGGGAGGTGCTGCTTGATTACTTATTGTGTACTATTGTTCCTgaagtggaaacttaaaaaaaatcttcttatcttaCCTGTCCTcctccccaccccaccacacacacattACTCGCctgtatttatttaataaataatacttTTACGATATTGTGgtcagaaaacactggcactatttaaaaataattttacagacattttccttgcataaccatctaccaaaactgtttaAGCATGGAGTGTAACTCAGGTGAGAGATCTAGGGTCACCAGGACCCTCATGTGGACAGTCTTGACTGAATCCCTGGCCTGAAAATGTCCTTATGGTACATATATGGTGGGGATACTGCATTATCAACTCACCACCTTTCTACAGGTATAAATGAAGATGTATTGAGAATTTGAGAGTATGGGAGACATATTCTTTCACTAAAAGAAATGTccagtttatttttgttttgtaagttaGAATTGTAATTTAATGGATATTGAGCTGTTTAGGAATACTATTAATTAACTAAAGTTTCTCCTCTTTATTATTGACAGGTACCACTATTCTGGACTTGCATTTTCATCTGACTGAGCATATTGAAGGTGGAAATTATTTCTATGACAATACACTTAAAACTGCCTATCCTAAATATAGCACCACTGATACTGACTGTCAGACCACAGAATTAACACCATTACTTATcaataatatcaaacaagaaTTTACTGAGCCAGCTGAAAGTACAGAGACTATTTCCACGGCCACACAAACAGAAGTATTTAAgttaaatattgtgaaaattgcAATTGAAAATTCAGAACCAGATTGTAATGACAACACTTCAAATAGGAGATGCAGCCTTAAGTTTGTGAAGCAATCAGAAGATGGTACAGCTTCTTCTAAGGAGTCGGAAGGTTTTGAGCATTTCGGTAATGGCACCATACAACCAATGGATAATTCTAATGATTTAAGTAATGAAGAAATATTAGATGATCCTGACATTTCAAATGAAGATAGTATTCTCTATGATGAGAAGATTGTGAAGGTGGAAGATTTTACTGGAAACACAAGACTTGTTTCTGTTAGGAAAAGAAGACATTCAAATAGAGATGCATATGAATCAGGAAAGCAAAagttaaatatagaaaaagggaCGACAAAAAGGATACATAAGAAAAGTGATGTATCTAGTAAAAGTGAAGCAACTGTAAAAGCAGAGCATGCATCACCTTCGGTTAGAGAGAGTGTACTACCAAAGGAGGAATTGGGAGGAAGTGATGATGATATCTACAGAAGTTTTCTGGAAAACACTAATGTCCAGGAAAAAAAGTGTTATTTATGTACCGCATGTAATGAACAAATAAAGACGAGACAGGCTTGGGAAAATCATATAGAATCACTACATTATCACACCTATCCTTCTCAGTGTGATCAGTGTTATTTTCCTTTTCATGAAGATGATGACATTGTGCTTCACAACTGCACTTTGGTAGCAGTTGACTCTCATGAATGTTTACAATGTCCAgacaaaaagatatttaaatttagGTGCAACCTTTTGAGACATATTGAAATAGATCATGAAAATGAATTTCCACTTATATGTGACAGATGTGAAGTGCCACTCATCTCAGAATTAGAAAAAAGAAAGCATATGACTAAACATGATCCATCATTACTGACATGCGTGTACTGCCAAAAGCAGCTGAAAACTGTTGCTGATTTGGATAGCCATCTTCCAAACCACACAGGTGAAACGAAATTTCATTGCCATCTTTGTCAAAAGAAATATCGAAAGAAAGCATATttaagagaccatatttttaGGACACATAGTACTGATACAAAGCATTGTATATGTGAAAAATGTGGCAGTAGTTTCGCACATTCAAAATTGCTCTATGATCACAGGAGATCTTCGTGTGGTGAGCCAATATTCGAATGTGATCTGTGCGATAAAAAGTTCTGTCAGAAAACAAGCTTAAAGTACCATCACAGAAGCCATACTGGTGACAGGCCGTTTATTTGCGACATGTGCGGAGACACGTTTACACATAGTCATACGTTAAAAAACCATGTCAAACATAAACATACAAATGACAGACAGTTCAAATGTAGCATGTGTGACAAAGCTTTTGTTAAGATTTGCACTTTGCAAAGACATGAACGGGTACATTTGAAAATACGCCTGCATTCTTGCGAATATTGCAAAAAGGAATTTTCTACAAACTGGAACCTTAAAGCACATATGAGACAACATACAGGAGATACACCATATGTGTGCTCAGTTTGTGGACTTGGGTTTGCTCATAATGTTGTTCGCAAGACACACGAAGCTAAGTGTTCTGGGAATAATTTGTGATGTAGAATTGTCTGAAGGAGCTCCATGCCTGAGttgttaaagtcactgactttcAATCGCTTTCCCATCACTGCTTttgaggtgtagaattcttttatgtgaggaaATACAATCTAAATGATTAGGACACTAGTCTGTTTTTAAGCAGATTTGTCCAAACTGAAAATCAGGTTAAATTGGCTGAGTGAAGTTTTCATTTCCATCCAGTAACTTAAGTTTGGGTTGAGAAGTGTTAATTGTAGATCAAGAAAATCTTGTCATTTCACAAACCTAACTTTACAATCTCGTGAATATAAAACCTCTATTTCAAATTAGTAAGATTTAGGCTCTGGGAAAATACATACTTTGTTAAATTGTAGTATTGAAATGAAACCTAGCCAGTTGATGGCTTTTAGTAAGACCAAGGAAGGATTTGCATTTATGCTCAATGGAGTGAAGGTCAGTGTCAGTATTACCTAAATAGGAGACTCAGTAACTTTAGTTTTGGATTGActaattgaaattaaacttggcatataggtaatTGTAGACAAACTGAGGTTAGGATTTCATATTGGATCAGTGGGGTAAAGTTGAAAGTCAGCATAACTAACTTTGAAAATTGCACTGTGACACAAGGGTCTAAAGCATTACTTCTGGATGTAGAAcagtttcttttattggtatagaACCTATCAAGGATATAAGTTgttgttgagcccgcttgcgaTGAGCTCGTTATAGTAGGCACTTttggcggttcggtgtatgtgcgtgcctCTGTGCGTCCGTTCGATTTTGTCCggactgtaactttgacatgcatggatcaATCTGGTTTATATCTGGCATGCATGTTTACCTCAATAAGAAGGCGTGTAATGTggaaaccccatgttcctatctcaaaggtcaaggtcacagttggagggcTGAGATtgaattgaagtttgtccggagcatttcttcttcctgcatggtggaattttgatgtaacttgaaatgaatgttcaccattatgagacggagtgtcgtgcgcaagaaccaggtctaggGTCAAGGGCACAcatgacagctggcgggctcgacattctgtcTGTGGGCATACTTTATACCATGCAGTATATGTTTAGCTTAAATATGTATTATAGCGGAACAATTCTTCAAGAAGGAGAGCTTTTGTTGTCACCTTTTCATGGGTTTCCACATCATAAAAGCTTTGCAAATTAGCAGGTTTCTCGGATACCGCTAGGCCAAATGCTTTTAGACTTCACACACAGTGTTTGACAACATTTATTGAATTAACGGGACAAGTTACATAATATCCGGCAGCTTTATCTTGTCAAATCTATGGGCCCCTTTTCAACGTAAGATTTTGTGAAATCTTTGCATAAAGACAGGTATCTAAGAAATGACTTGACTAAATACTAACAACTCAACACTTTAACATCATAAGATGATCTCATAGAGTAAATTTCATCATAACTTTTATGTTGTCATGGGTTCAAAAAATGCCTCTTTTAGCTTAGCTGAACATAGGGTTCCAGTTCAGTGGCTAGTGTAAGTGGATGGTCTGGTGTCAGTCGTCAagaatttaaatgaatgtttttttatccCATTTATCCCAACTAGTCAGAATCacaccaaacttggtatgtaatATCCTTGCAAGGTCCTGTCttcaatttgttcaaatggttcgtCTTGGGGATGCCAGAGCCTAAAGGTTGAAAAGCGTTTAAGCAAGTTTGTCACATGAACCGATGAttgatcttcaacaaacttggtctgtagcataattaCAAGATTCTctcccagttttgttcaaattgggCCATTCAGCTGTATTAGGGACGTCTGTAGCTCAAAATAGAAATTCCTTTAAGTTTCCTCTTCTTGTGCAGTGCATgatttattttcacgaaatttcgtctgtaacatcattgtaagatcctttttt
This is a stretch of genomic DNA from Mercenaria mercenaria strain notata chromosome 4, MADL_Memer_1, whole genome shotgun sequence. It encodes these proteins:
- the LOC123550931 gene encoding zinc finger protein ZFP2-like; the encoded protein is MEGGSKSNYRCGGCLFFCTTILDLHFHLTEHIEGGNYFYDNTLKTAYPKYSTTDTDCQTTELTPLLINNIKQEFTEPAESTETISTATQTEVFKLNIVKIAIENSEPDCNDNTSNRRCSLKFVKQSEDGTASSKESEGFEHFGNGTIQPMDNSNDLSNEEILDDPDISNEDSILYDEKIVKVEDFTGNTRLVSVRKRRHSNRDAYESGKQKLNIEKGTTKRIHKKSDVSSKSEATVKAEHASPSVRESVLPKEELGGSDDDIYRSFLENTNVQEKKCYLCTACNEQIKTRQAWENHIESLHYHTYPSQCDQCYFPFHEDDDIVLHNCTLVAVDSHECLQCPDKKIFKFRCNLLRHIEIDHENEFPLICDRCEVPLISELEKRKHMTKHDPSLLTCVYCQKQLKTVADLDSHLPNHTGETKFHCHLCQKKYRKKAYLRDHIFRTHSTDTKHCICEKCGSSFAHSKLLYDHRRSSCGEPIFECDLCDKKFCQKTSLKYHHRSHTGDRPFICDMCGDTFTHSHTLKNHVKHKHTNDRQFKCSMCDKAFVKICTLQRHERVHLKIRLHSCEYCKKEFSTNWNLKAHMRQHTGDTPYVCSVCGLGFAHNVVRKTHEAKCSGNNL